Proteins co-encoded in one Chitinophagales bacterium genomic window:
- a CDS encoding 3-keto-5-aminohexanoate cleavage protein yields the protein MKKLILSAALTGAATTRKQCPYIPYTPKELGEEAKRAADAGASIVHIHAREDNGMPSWRLEVFQEIQYEVRKRCPNLIINYSTGAIGISKEERMNHIPHTKPDMAAFNMGSMNYAIYSKKAKKFYLNGVFENSFDTMQYVVKVMNEAGTTPEMECFDTGHIRNAEVLRDMGLIPDNACYSLVMGVLGGIPATPENLMHQIKQVPDGAFWQVIAISRKQWQMAAIACTMNGNFRVGLEDNFYLPNGEMAKSNGECAEWGVKLARMMGREVATIEETREMLNIPLRD from the coding sequence ATGAAGAAATTAATACTTTCCGCTGCCCTCACTGGCGCAGCAACGACACGAAAACAATGCCCCTATATTCCCTACACTCCAAAGGAATTGGGTGAAGAAGCAAAGCGTGCAGCAGATGCAGGGGCAAGCATTGTACACATACACGCACGAGAAGACAATGGCATGCCGAGTTGGCGTTTGGAGGTATTTCAAGAAATTCAATATGAAGTGCGGAAACGCTGCCCGAACCTGATTATCAACTATTCAACAGGCGCAATCGGTATTTCGAAGGAAGAACGCATGAACCACATTCCGCACACCAAACCCGATATGGCGGCCTTCAATATGGGGTCGATGAACTATGCGATTTACTCCAAAAAGGCGAAGAAATTTTACCTCAATGGGGTATTTGAAAACTCCTTTGATACGATGCAGTATGTCGTCAAAGTGATGAACGAAGCAGGGACAACACCCGAAATGGAGTGCTTCGATACAGGTCATATCCGCAATGCAGAAGTATTGAGAGACATGGGTTTGATTCCTGACAATGCCTGTTACAGCTTGGTCATGGGCGTATTGGGAGGGATTCCTGCAACGCCCGAAAACTTGATGCACCAAATCAAACAAGTTCCCGATGGAGCGTTTTGGCAGGTGATTGCGATTAGCCGCAAACAGTGGCAAATGGCGGCAATAGCTTGTACGATGAATGGTAATTTTAGAGTGGGGTTGGAGGACAATTTTTATTTGCCGAATGGCGAAATGGCGAAATCCAATGGCGAATGTGCAGAATGGGGCGTGAAATTGGCTCGAATGATGGGGCGTGAAGTGGCAACGATTGAAGAAACGAGAGAGATGTTGAATATCCCTCTAAGGGATTAG
- a CDS encoding GxxExxY protein: MDRDDYNYLSGKIIEAAIEVHRELGAGLLESVYEHCLVSELRDRGFKVLSQVKLPVYYKGKKLNKEFFIDILVEDAIIVELKCVEALSAVHEVQLLTYLKLADKKLGLLLNFNVAVMKEGIKRKVNGYL; this comes from the coding sequence ATGGACAGAGATGACTATAACTACTTATCGGGAAAAATTATTGAAGCAGCTATAGAGGTTCATCGTGAATTGGGAGCGGGATTGTTGGAATCTGTTTATGAACATTGTTTGGTTTCAGAATTGCGAGATAGAGGATTTAAAGTATTGAGTCAAGTGAAACTACCTGTTTACTACAAAGGAAAGAAACTGAATAAAGAGTTTTTCATAGATATTTTGGTGGAAGATGCCATAATTGTTGAATTGAAGTGTGTAGAAGCGTTATCCGCAGTTCACGAAGTACAATTGCTCACATATTTAAAGTTGGCAGACAAAAAGTTAGGTTTATTGCTAAACTTCAATGTGGCAGTAATGAAAGAAGGTATCAAAAGAAAGGTCAACGGATATTTATAA
- a CDS encoding enoyl-CoA hydratase-related protein — MNLYTKEQTQNIHSQTFAFIEVAEADHVLTLTLNRASKKNALHPQMVNEIAYALHYAHFEKSVWVVVMAAKGNVFCAGADLKAMAGFVEPNDSTIPKPKGELLIGELFNKVYKPTIAKVTGDVYAGGFFFLAGCNIVVAQDDVKFGLPEVKRGLYPFQVMAALLKVMPARKVVDWCIRGYNLPVVEAERYGLVSQVVKAEDVDAAVEAVVEELKQNSPSAIRLGLEAYDHIQPSAAEHKYLNMMLQQTIRTKDGQEGLRAFREKRKAEWTGE, encoded by the coding sequence ATGAATTTATATACAAAAGAACAAACTCAAAATATTCATTCACAGACTTTTGCTTTTATTGAAGTGGCAGAAGCCGACCATGTTTTGACCTTGACCCTCAATCGGGCAAGCAAAAAAAATGCTTTGCATCCGCAGATGGTCAATGAAATTGCCTATGCTTTACATTATGCTCATTTTGAGAAGAGTGTGTGGGTAGTGGTGATGGCTGCAAAGGGAAATGTGTTTTGTGCGGGGGCAGATTTGAAGGCGATGGCGGGTTTTGTAGAGCCGAATGATTCGACGATTCCAAAGCCTAAGGGTGAGTTGTTGATTGGTGAATTGTTCAATAAGGTGTATAAACCGACAATTGCGAAGGTGACGGGAGATGTATATGCTGGTGGTTTCTTTTTCTTGGCGGGCTGCAATATTGTGGTGGCGCAAGATGATGTGAAGTTTGGACTGCCTGAGGTGAAACGGGGTTTGTATCCTTTTCAGGTGATGGCGGCTTTGCTGAAGGTGATGCCTGCTCGAAAGGTGGTGGATTGGTGTATTCGGGGCTATAATTTGCCTGTTGTGGAGGCGGAACGTTATGGTTTGGTGAGTCAGGTGGTGAAAGCGGAGGATGTGGATGCTGCTGTTGAAGCAGTTGTGGAGGAATTGAAGCAGAATAGTCCTTCGGCGATTCGATTGGGCTTAGAGGCTTATGACCATATTCAACCGAGTGCGGCGGAACATAAATATTTGAATATGATGCTGCAACAGACGATTCGGACGAAGGATGGGCAAGAGGGATTGAGGGCTTTTCGGGAGAAGCGAAAGGCGGAGTGGACTGGGGAATGA